In Stigmatopora nigra isolate UIUO_SnigA chromosome 11, RoL_Snig_1.1, whole genome shotgun sequence, the following proteins share a genomic window:
- the ndufa10 gene encoding NADH dehydrogenase [ubiquinone] 1 alpha subcomplex subunit 10, mitochondrial, with translation MTLRAIQFFFPSVAKAMKTANALQKVSLHMTAARRLEYGWWAYALGERTTPRLKPFSKIISVDANLASGKGALAQKLANKLGMLYMPEADTFYLDKMSGDQQPLPVDFNGMCSLEKFYTDPKATDGNAYRLQLWMYSMRLLQYSDAVEHLLTTGQGVILERSPFSDMVFLDAMFKQGYIRKECVQHYNEIKDISICEFLPPHLVIYVDIPIEDVQKNLLQSSKNVPLAYLKSIEDSYKKSFLPQISEKSELLVYDATQAHDIERVAEDIEYLKFEKGPWLEQDDVTYHHMRMLVEDKHKVATLTHIPKFLPEITIGAHDYNDKYYAFRSLPGKKYAQGYNADIGDKYIWLK, from the exons ATGACCCTGCGGGcgatccagttttttttcccatcggTGGCCAAGGCTATGAAAACGGCAAATGCTCTTCAGAAG GTGTCCCTGCACATGACTGCTGCAAGAAGGCTGGAGTACGGTTGGTGGGCATACGCGCTGGGAGAGAGGACCACGCCTCGATTGAAACCATTCAGCAAGATTATTTCAGTGGATGCCAATTTAGCATCAGGAAAAGGAGCATTGGCACAGAAACTGGCTAACAAGCTAG GGATGCTCTACATGCCCGAAGCCGACACTTTCTACTTGGACAAGATGTCTGGAGATCAGCAGCCCCTCCCAGTTGACTTCAATGGGATGTGCAGCCTGGAGAAGTTTTACACTGACCCGAAAGCCACTGATGGAAATGCATACAGGCTGCAGCTGTGGATGTACAGCATGCGCCTGCTGCAGTACTCAGACGCAGTTGAACATCTTCTTACTACAG GCCAGGGTGTCATCCTGGAGCGTTCACCCTTCAGTGATATGGTGTTTCTGGATGCCATGTTTAAACAGGGCTACATCCGGAAAGAAT GTGTGCAGCACTATAATGAAATCAAAGATATTAGCATCTGTGAGTTCCTGCCTCCACACCTCGTCATCTATGTGGACATTCCCATTGAGGATGTACAGAAGAACCTGCTTCAAAGCAGCAAG AATGTACCTTTGGCATATCTGAAGAGCATCGAAGACAGCTACAAGAAGTCTTTTCTGCCCCAAATCAG TGAGAAGTCTGAGCTGCTGGTGTATGACGCTACCCAAGCACATGATATTGAGAGG GTGGCAGAAGACATCGAGTATTTGAAGTTTGAGAAAGGGCCATGGCTGGAACAGGATGATGTCACCTACCATCACATGAGAATGCT GGTTGAAGACAAACATAAGGTGGCGACGTTGACCCACATACCCAAGTTTCTGCCTGAGATCACAATCGGGGCGCACGACTACAATGACAAATACTACGCCTTTCGATCG cTGCCTGGGAAGAAATATGCTCAAGGTTATAATGCAGACATTGGAGACAAGTACATTTGGCTCAAATGA
- the LOC144204401 gene encoding gamma-crystallin M1-like, protein MGKIILFEEKNLQGRSYECLNDCPELTSVLSRCQSCRVESGCFMVYERSNFLGNQLFLKRGEYLDLQRMTTVGVTLDSIKSCRMIPLHRGQFRIKIFERENLSGQSNELQEDCENIMERFRMNDILSCQVLEGHWLLFEQPNFRGRMIYVKPGEHRSLRELTQSGIRIISLRRITDMC, encoded by the exons ATGGGCAAG ATTATCCTTTTCGAGGAGAAGAATCTCCAGGGCCGCTCCTATGAATGCCTTAATGATTGCCCTGAGCTGACCTCTGTCTTAAGCCGCTGCCAGTCCTGCCGGGTGGAGAGCGGCTGCTTCATGGTGTATGAGCGCTCCAACTTCCTGGGCAACCAGTTATTCTTGAAGAGAGGAGAGTACCTTGACCTGCAGCGCATGACGACTGTGGGAGTCACCTTGGACTCCATCAAATCCTGCAGAATGATTCCTCTA CACAGAGGCCAATTCAGGATTAAGATCTTTGAGCGTGAGAATTTGAGCGGTCAGTCTAATGAACTCCAGGAGGACTGTGAGAACATCATGGAGCGCTTCCGCATGAACGATATCCTGTCTTGCCAAGTGTTGGAGGGTCATTGGCTGCTCTTTGAACAGCCCAACTTCCGTGGCAGGATGATCTATGTGAAGCCTGGTGAGCACCGCAGCCTCAGGGAGTTGACCCAGAGCGGTATTAGGATCATCAGCTTGAGGCGTATCACTGACATGTGCTAG
- the LOC144203950 gene encoding gamma-crystallin M3-like: MDKAKQFLWPSSRTAAVMTMGKIIFYEDRNFQGRSYETSSDCADMSSYLSRCLSCRVESGCFMVYDRTNYMGNQFFVRRGDYSDYQRMGMSDCITSCRMIPLHRGQFRIRIFERENMSGQFQELQEDCDNIMERLGMNECPSCQVMDGHWLLFEQPDFRGRMIYLRPGEFRSSREMGMIGARFMSMKRIVDSCS, encoded by the exons ATGGACAAAGCCAAGCAGTTCCTTTGGCCTTCCTCACGTACCGCCGCAGTAATGACTATGGGCAAG ATTATTTTCTACGAGGACAGGAACTTCCAAGGACGATCCTATGAGACCAGCAGTGACTGTGCTGATATGTCCTCTTACCTCAGCAGGTGTCTCTCCTGCCGTGTGGAAAGTGGTTGCTTCATGGTTTACGACCGCACAAACTACATGGGCAACCAGTTTTTCGTCAGGAGGGGCGACTACTCAGACTATCAGCGCATGGGAATGAGTGACTGCATCACGTCTTGCCGGATGATCCCTTTG CATAGAGGGCAGTTCAGGATCAGAATCTTTGAGCGGGAGAACATGAGCGGCCAGTTCCAAGAGCTGCAGGAGGATTGTGACAACATCATGGAACGccttggaatgaatgaatgcccgTCCTGTCAGGTGATGGATGGTCACTGGCTACTGTTCGAACAGCCCGACTTCAGGGGAAGGATGATTTATCTAAGGCCTGGCGAGTTCAGGAGCTCCAGAGAGATGGGGATGATTGGCGCTCGATTCATGAGCATGAAGCGAATCGTGGATTCCTGTTCATAG